Part of the Vagococcus jeotgali genome, AGTTGTCATATTTGATGTTGATGATACTCTTTATCAACAAATTGAGCCATTCAGACTGGCTATAGAAGATGTTTTTTTGACAGAATATAAGCAGATGAATGTCGAAATAAGTGAACTATATTTATCTTTCAGACAGTTTAGTGATGAGGTTTTTATGAAAACTGTTAATGGGCAGATGACTTTAGCAGATATGAGGGTTTACCGAATTAAAGAGACTTTTTTTAAGCACGGAAGAAAGGTAACTGATTTAGCTTGCCAATTATTCCAAGAGAGATATTATCACTATCAGGGGTGTATTGAGCTTAGTTCTAGTATGAGAGAAGTGCTGGATTATTTAAGAAAAAAAGATATTCCAATAGGGATATTAACAAATGGTCCGACTACTCATCAAAAAAGAAAACTTGAGCAATTAGGCTTACATCAATGGGTAGTGTCTACTAAAATGTTAATTTCTGAGAGCATTGGTGTTAGTAAACCAGAAGTGACAGCTTTTAGAAAAGTTCAAGAGCAATTTGATGGAGAAAATAATTTTATCTATGTTGGGGACTCTTATCATCATGATGTTTTAGGTGCTTTATCAGCTGGTTGGCAAGTTATTTGGTTAAATAAATATAATAGAGTATTATTAAATGAAGAGAGTAAACCTGATGTAGAATTGCATGAAGACACACAGGTGTTAAAAATAATAAAAAAACTTATAGAGAAATAGGACGTGAGAAGATGAAAGTACATAATGCAGAAATAGTGATTAGTGCAGTAAGACCTGAGCAATACCCAGAAGGTGGCTTACCAGAGATAGCAT contains:
- a CDS encoding HAD family hydrolase; the encoded protein is MTVVIFDVDDTLYQQIEPFRLAIEDVFLTEYKQMNVEISELYLSFRQFSDEVFMKTVNGQMTLADMRVYRIKETFFKHGRKVTDLACQLFQERYYHYQGCIELSSSMREVLDYLRKKDIPIGILTNGPTTHQKRKLEQLGLHQWVVSTKMLISESIGVSKPEVTAFRKVQEQFDGENNFIYVGDSYHHDVLGALSAGWQVIWLNKYNRVLLNEESKPDVELHEDTQVLKIIKKLIEK